The proteins below are encoded in one region of Sander lucioperca isolate FBNREF2018 chromosome 11, SLUC_FBN_1.2, whole genome shotgun sequence:
- the LOC118496220 gene encoding titin homolog — translation MEPDSSNAFKIKASSKERDNEGVTAEEDSSNAFKIKASSMEPDSSNAFKIKASSKERDNEGVTAEEDSSNAFKIKASSKERDNEGVTAKEDSSNAFKIKASSKERDNEGVTAKEDSSNAFKIKASSKEPDSSIAFKIKASSMERDNEGVTAKEDSSNAFKIKAFSKERDNKGVTAKEDSSNAFKIKVSSDVFTLNPSKERDNKGVTAEEDSSNAFKIKAERTDGPFLLSLFRKTSQKVESGAEDKKIISETSEQTKEEIDASFKGNVLKQNEETVDAEKINDNLKDGMKEMEVAETTSVSETQHEETINRLSFLNFKDVSNVFRLGPSKERDSSNAFKIKASSKERDHKGVTAEEVSSNAFKIKASSKERDHKGVTAEEVSSNAFKIKASSMEPDSSNAFKIKASSKERDNEGVTAKEDLSNAFKIKASSDVFTLNPSKERDNKGVTAEEDSSNAFKIKASSMEPDSSNAFKIKASSKERDNEGVTAEEDSSNAFKIKASSKERDNEGVTAKEDSSNAFKIKASSKERDNEGVTAKEDSSNAFKIKASSKEPDSSIAFKIKASSMERDNEGVTAKEDSSNAFKIKAFSKERDNKGVTAKEDSSNAFKIKVSSDVFTLNPSKERDNKGVTAEEDSSNAFKIKAERTDGPFLLSLFRKTSQKVESGAEDKKIISETSEQTKEEIDASFKGNVLKQNEETVDAEKINDNLKDGMKEMEVAETTSVSETQHEETINRLSFLNFKDVSNVFRLGPSKERDSSNAFKIKASSKERDHKGVTAEEVSSNAFKIKASSKERDHKGVTAEEVSSNAFKIKASSMEPDSSNAFKIKASSKERDNEGVTAKEDLSNAFKIKASSDVFTLNPSKERDNKGVTAEEDSSNAFKIKAERTDGPFLLSLFRKTSQKVESGAEDKKIISETSEQTKEEIDASFKGNVLKQNEETVDAEKINDNLKDGMKEMEVAETTSVSETQHEETINRLSFLNFKDVSNVFRLGPSKERDHKGVTAKEDSSNTFKIKAERTEEPFVLSLFRKTPQKVESSAENESIISEISQFAGFKGNVSEQNEETVDAEKINDNLKDGMNEVEVNEITSLSETQHREEMIPTSQAVACYLTFDPNTANSELRLSDSNRTVTRAWTELWPPEHPDRFQRCPQVLCREGLLDSAYWEAEWSGGADIGIAYNDIYRDGDAARCLLGHNERSWSLECSEGSYTPCHANRRFRAAAPRPFARRVGVHLDWSAGALSFYCVSQDAMVHLHTFRDTFTEPLYPAFWVWAYDGSVSLSQVELDWERLLQ, via the exons ATGGAGCCAGACTCATCCaacgccttcaaaataaaagcttcttcAAAGGAGCGAGACAACGAGGGCGTGACGGCGGAGGAAGACTCATCCaacgccttcaaaataaaagcttcttcAATGGAGCCAGACTCATCCaacgccttcaaaataaaagcttcttcAAAGGAGCGAGACAACGAGGGCGTGACGGCGGAGGAAGACTCATCCaacgccttcaaaataaaagcttcttcAAAGGAGCGAGACAACGAGGGCGTGACGGCGAAGGAAGACTCATCCaacgccttcaaaataaaagcttcttcAAAGGAGCGAGACAACGAGGGCGTGACGGCGAAGGAAGACTCATCCaacgccttcaaaataaaagcttcttcAAAGGAGCCAGACTCATCCatcgccttcaaaataaaagcttcttcAATGGAGCGAGACAACGAGGGCGTCACGGCAAAGGAAGACTCATCCaacgccttcaaaataaaagctttttcAAAGGAGCGAGACAACAAGGGTGTGACAGCGAAGGAAGACTCATCCaacgccttcaaaataaaagtttcttCAGACGTCTTCACACTCAATCCTTCAAAGGAGCGAGACAACAAGGGCGTCACGGCGGAGGAAGACTCATCCaacgccttcaaaataaaagctgaaaGAACCGACGGACCCTTTTTACTAAGTCTGTTCAGAAAGACTTCTCAGAAAGTAGAGAGCGGTGCAGAAGATAAAAAGATAATCTCAGAGACGAGCGAGCAAACGAAGGAAGAAATAGATGCTAGTTTTAAAGGAAACGTCTTAAAACAGAATGAAGAGACAGTCGACGCCGAGAAAATCAACGACAACTTGAAAGACGGGATGAAAGAAATGGAAGTAGCTGAAACTACAAGTGTCTCTGAAACACAACACGAGGAAACCATCAACCGTCTGAGCTTTCTTAACTTTAAAGACGTCTCGAACGTCTTCAGACTCGGTCCTTCAAAGGAGCGAGACTCATCCaacgccttcaaaataaaagcttcttcAAAGGAGCGAGACCACAAGGGCGTCACAGCGGAGGAAGTCTCATCCaacgccttcaaaataaaagcttcttcAAAGGAGCGAGACCACAAGGGCGTCACAGCGGAGGAAGTCTCATCCaatgccttcaaaataaaagcttcttcAATGGAGCCAGACTCATCCaatgccttcaaaataaaagcttcttcAAAGGAGCGAGACAATGAGGGCGTCACGGCAAAGGAAGACTTATCCaacgccttcaaaataaaagcttcttcAGACGTCTTCACACTCAATCCTTCAAAGGAGCGAGACAACAAGGGCGTGACGGCGGAGGAAGACTCATCCaacgccttcaaaataaaagcttcttcAATGGAGCCAGACTCATCCaacgccttcaaaataaaagcttcttcAAAGGAGCGAGACAACGAGGGCGTGACGGCGGAGGAAGACTCATCCaacgccttcaaaataaaagcttcttcAAAGGAGCGAGACAACGAGGGCGTGACGGCGAAGGAAGACTCATCCaacgccttcaaaataaaagcttcttcAAAGGAGCGAGACAACGAGGGCGTGACGGCGAAGGAAGACTCATCCaacgccttcaaaataaaagcttcttcAAAGGAGCCAGACTCATCCatcgccttcaaaataaaagcttcttcAATGGAGCGAGACAACGAGGGCGTCACGGCAAAGGAAGACTCATCCaacgccttcaaaataaaagctttttcAAAGGAGCGAGACAACAAGGGTGTGACAGCGAAGGAAGACTCATCCaacgccttcaaaataaaagtttcttCAGACGTCTTCACACTCAATCCTTCAAAGGAGCGAGACAACAAGGGCGTCACGGCGGAGGAAGACTCATCCaacgccttcaaaataaaagctgaaaGAACCGACGGACCCTTTTTACTAAGTCTGTTCAGAAAGACTTCTCAGAAAGTAGAGAGCGGTGCAGAAGATAAAAAGATAATCTCAGAGACGAGCGAGCAAACGAAGGAAGAAATAGATGCTAGTTTTAAAGGAAACGTCTTAAAACAGAATGAAGAGACAGTCGACGCCGAGAAAATCAACGACAACTTGAAAGACGGGATGAAAGAAATGGAAGTAGCTGAAACTACAAGTGTCTCTGAAACACAACACGAGGAAACCATCAACCGTCTGAGCTTTCTTAACTTTAAAGACGTCTCGAACGTCTTCAGACTCGGTCCTTCAAAGGAGCGAGACTCATCCaacgccttcaaaataaaagcttcttcAAAGGAGCGAGACCACAAGGGCGTCACAGCGGAGGAAGTCTCATCCaacgccttcaaaataaaagcttcttcAAAGGAGCGAGACCACAAGGGCGTCACAGCGGAGGAAGTCTCATCCaatgccttcaaaataaaagcttcttcAATGGAGCCAGACTCATCCaatgccttcaaaataaaagcttcttcAAAGGAGCGAGACAATGAGGGCGTCACGGCAAAGGAAGACTTATCCaacgccttcaaaataaaagcttcttcAGACGTCTTCACACTCAATCCTTCAAAGGAGCGAGACAACAAGGGCGTCACGGCGGAGGAAGACTCATCCaacgccttcaaaataaaagctgaaaGAACCGACGGACCCTTTTTACTAAGTCTGTTCAGAAAGACTTCTCAGAAAGTAGAGAGCGGTGCAGAAGATAAAAAGATAATCTCAGAGACGAGCGAGCAAACGAAGGAAGAAATAGATGCTAGTTTTAAAGGAAATGTCTTAAAACAGAATGAAGAGACAGTCGACGCCGAGAAAATCAACGACAACTTGAAAGACGGGATGAAAGAAATGGAAGTAGCTGAAACTACAAGTGTCTCTGAAACACAACACGAGGAAACCATCAACCGTCTGAGCTTTCTTAACTTTAAAGACGTCTCGAACGTCTTCAGACTCGGTCCTTCAAAGGAGCGAGACCACAAGGGCGTCACGGCGAAGGAAGACTCATCCaacaccttcaaaataaaagctgaaaGAACCGAAGAACCCTTTGTACTAAGTCTGTTCAGAAAGACTCCTCAGAAAGTAGAGAGCAGTGCAGAAAATGAAAGTATAATCTCAGAGATCAGCCAGTTTGCTGGTTTTAAAGGAAACGTCTCGGAGCAAAACGAAGAGACAGTCGACGCTGAGAAAATCAACGACAACCTGAAAGACGGGATGAATGAAGTGGAAGTAAATGAAATTACAAGTCTCTCTGAGACACAACACCGTGAGGAGATGATTCCTACATCACAGGCAG TTGCCTGTTATCTGACCTTCGACCCCAACACTGCCAACTCAGAGCTGCGTCTGAGCGACAGCAACCGGACGGTGACTCGAGCGTGGACGGAGCTGTGGCCGCCGGAGCACCCGGACCGCTTCCAGCGCTGCCCACAGGTCCTGTGCCGGGAGGGGCTGCTGGACTCGGCGTACTGGGAGGCGGAGTGGAGCGGCGGCGCCGACATCGGCATCGCCTACAACGACATCTACAGAGACGGAGACGCGGCACGCTGCCTGCTGGGACACAACGAGCGCTCCTGGAGTCTGGAGTGCTCGGAGGGAAGCTACACGCCTTGCCACGCTAACCGGAGATTCAGGGCTGCGGCGCCACGACCCTTCGCACGAAGGGTCGGCGTGCACCTGGACTGGTCCGCGGGCGCTCTGTCCTTCTACTGCGTCTCGCAGGACGCCATGGTGCACCTTCACACCTTCAGAGACACCTTCACCGAGCCGCTGTACCCGGCGTTCTGGGTATGGGCGTACGACGGCTCCGTGTCGCTGAGCCAGGTGGAGTTAGACTGGGAACGGCTGCTGCAGTGA